CACAACAGACTCCAAAAGTTGTCCCACAGCAAACTAAAGAAATGGAAGATCACACTCACACTATCAAAAGAAACGTCTCCGCCCCAAAAGCAGCACGTCAAATGAGGAATTCCGACATGAATCTGAAGTCAGCCCCAAAGCCTTTACGCAACGCTCCGTTGGAGCTGTACAGACCTCCACACCAAAGGCAGTCATGTAGAGCGACACCAATTAATACAGGAAATGGTTCTGAGCCGACCGGTGCCTTTATCACACCAGGAAAAGAGAGTCTTTTTACAGAAACGAAACCGCTCAAGTCTAAATCACCTGGCACAGAATCCCAGAATGAAAGCAATGCTGAAAAATTCCCTAAACTTGCAGACTTGCCATCAAAatctatcacatcagatatggAAGCAGAGGTTTATGTCTCGCACTGCAACAGCCCTTTGAGTTTTTATGTGCAACTTGTCAGAGAGGAGGATGAAATATTCTCCCTTGTGGAAACTCTAAATGATCCCGAATCCACCCCACAAACAAACGACATCAAAGACTTGCGACCCGGTGACCTTGTTCAAGCGGAGTTTGCAGATGATTCCTCGTGGTATCGAGCAGTTGTCAAAGAGATCCACAACAAAACGATGGTTCTCGTCGAGTTTGTGGATTTCGGAAATACGGCAGAGATGCCAATTTCAAAGATAGGCCGACTCCAAAAAACTTTCTTGCAACTTCCCATGTACAGCACACACTGTATGCTGAGCGAGGCTGCAGGTCTTGGAAAAGAGGAATTCCTTGACTCAGAAGTGGTGTCAGCTTTCAAAGAAGACCTCGGCAATGGGGGAGAAAAGGTGCTCAAATGCCAGTTTATCAGGCAGTCAGGATCTGTGTGGGAAGTCAGTCTTGAAGACTGTGGTGAGACTGTCAAGTGTAAGGCACCTACTAAATGCTCAACTAATGGTTTTGAAACTGCCCCAGAAAAATTTGAACAAGTTGAGGAAAAACCTGGCCAGAACTCTGACACCAGGAATGTGCCAGAGAACTCAGAGAAATTGTTGCATAACCCTTGCTCTGTGTGTTACCACCAACAAGAGTTTTTGGAGGGACAGAAGTTGGACGTCTACATCACAGCTATAAATGATGATCAGACCTTTTGGTGTCAGCCTGCGGACTCTGAAGAGCTTGATAAGATAACTTCAAGTGTCTCAGAAGTGGGAGATGCAGTCGATCACAAACCTATTGACCCAGGCTCGCTCTCTCCCGGCAGGCCATGCGTTGCTCTCTTTTCAGACGACAATTTTTGGTACCGCGCAGAGGTCATCGACAAAGATGGAGATGAGCTGTCTGTTCTCTTTGTAGACTATGGAAACAAGTCCCAAGTAAGCGTTACAAATGTGAGAGAAATGCCCCCTAGCCTGATGGAAAGTCCTCAACAGGCATTTTTGTGCGAGCTTGAAGGCTTTGATGCGTCCCATGGATCCTGGGACAGTGGAGCGGTAGAGGAGTTGTCAGCGCTCACAGCAGACAAAGCTTTACAGCTGACTGTCACCAGAGTAACAAGAGCAGAAGGAAACATCAAATGCCTTGTGCTGATGGAATGTGAGGGCCAGGTTCTAAATGAAGCACTGAAAACCTGGTGGAAGAACTCCACGGAAAACGAACCTGGTGCAGATGGACCAACCACTTTGTACGAAACGCCACGGCAGCGTGACTCAACAGTGGAAGAGACTGCACCACCCGAGGATCACCTCGAGTGTCCCGAAGGCCAAGACATGGATACCACTGATGCTTGCATTCACCCTCAGAGAGACCACAGTGAAGAGCGGAGCACTGCCGAGTTTGCggacacccacacaggtgttttgcCATGTGATAGTGGCATAGATGAAGCCATGTTTCCTCCACTTACTAAAAAAGGTGACCAAAGTGTTTTGATCTCGGGCTGTGACAAGAGTGCAGTGGAAACGGAAAGAGGCACCGAAGAGGAGGGCTTTTCACTGATGGACATTATAGGGCCAGATGACTTGAGTTCTCCATTCGATGAGTCTCTGCTTGGGGAGGTTAATACCTACAGCATGGAAAGCAGCTTTGACGTCCTACATTTTTCTGGTAAGCAACACATTAATTCCTCCTTTTACCTTTTTTGTTTATGATTTAAATAATCAGCtaaaagtaaataagtaaatggATAAATAAGTATGTTAATATGGGAAGTAACCTTGTAAATCAATTGGGTCAACTCACCACTGATGGTCACCTGTTGTCAAGCTGTGGTCAGGGATTGTGTGAAGTTaataattttaaacaaaattcttttttttttctttgcctttccAGATCCGACTGAGGAAAGAGATGACAGCGAGGTTACCATAGCAAGGGATAAATATTTTACCAGTACAACAGCGAAAATGGTAAATTGTGTTGACAATGACTTTTGCAAATAGTACGTTGGTGTGAAGGTATACTTGAGTACATATGGGTAAACAGACTTGTGATGCGGCGATGCGTTCTTCCAAAGGTTTCCCGTGAAGCTCTTCGTCGCAGAGAGAGCATTGATCTGCCTGAGACCCATGATAACATTTCTGACGACTTGAATCAGGTACATGCAGTTGTATGTATTGCTACACACAAATGTAGCAATACATAAAAGGACACTTTGCCCAAGAAATAAATAAgcctacttctttttttcttttccggtGTACGTCGTTTTTGAATTTCTTGGTTTTACTTGTGTGTTTATTCATCTTGCAGAATCAGACTGAATTGGTGCTGCCCTCCTGTGTGCTTACTGCGTTGGGTGAGGCATTCCATATTCTAACCATGCACATTGTAGGCTTAGGCTTTTAAACTATCTGTGTTTTTTAAGGCAAGCTATCACATTAGCATACAACACACTGTAGCTTTaggtaattaaaaagaaaagccaTAAAATTGGAGTGAATCTTTTCTTTAAAGGCAATAGGTAAAAAAGTAGTTAAATAAGTAGTCACACTCAACAAAGGGTATGGTATTGAaggtgaaaatacatttaaatggcTAAAATAAGTGTGTGTTATACCTTGTGTTCTTAAATTACTGTATTTTGTGATTATCTTCATAGATGCTCCTACAGAGCAGGAAATTGACAGTGGAGATGATGTCCCAAAGGAAGAGCTGCCATGTGTTACCACACATGCTGAGGTAATGTTATGGAAATACAGTATTTTGCATGGTGGTTCttccttttactttttgttCTTCTTGTGCAGAGTAAATAACCATAGTCTGTAAAGATGACTAGTTAGAGTACCAGTGTACTGTATGACCGTTTTACAAGACTTGAATCCAAATAATTCTAAAATCAAACTGCaaaaattttttaaataaattctgACATATTGACAAATGTCTTTATGGCTGCTCAGGGTGACGGGGTTGAAGAGGTCCCATGTTCTGTTGAAGTAGTAGTCCCGTGTTCTGTTGAAGAAGAGGTCCCGTGTGCTGTTCAAGAAGCGGTTACCTGTTCTATTGAAATAGTAGTCCCGTGTTCTGTTGAAGAAGAGGTCCTGTGTTCTCTTGAAGAAGAGGTCCCGTGTGCAGTTGAAGATGTGATCCTGTGTGCAGTTGAAGTAGATATCTCGTGTGATGTTGAAGAAGCGGTGACCTGTTCTGTTGAAGCAGTGACTTCTTCTGTTGAAGGAGAGGTCCTGTGTACAGTTGAAGGAAAGGTCTTGTGTACAGTTGAAGAAGCGGTGACCTGTGATGTTGAAGAAGTGGTGACCTGTGCTGTTGAAGAAGCGGTGACCTGTGATGTTGAAGAAGCGGTGACCTGTGCTGTTGAAGAAGCGGTGACCTGTGCTGTTGAAGAAGCGGTGACCTGTGATGTTGAAGAAGCGGTGACCTGTGATGTTGAAGAAGCGGTGACCTGTGCTGTTGAAGAAGCGGTGACCTGGGCTGTTGAAGAAGAGGTGCCGTGCTCTGTTGAAGAACAGGTGCCGTGCTCTGTTGAAGAGGCCTGTTTGACAGACATCTGCACAGGTATCAGATTTCAGTGGCTTCTGAATGAACAGCATAACAATGTGCCAGGCATGCAATGTGGTAACCATTTATAGTAGTTGGCAGTGGATGCAGCATCATTTCTTTGCATGCGCTATGTTATCACTGATTTGGcctctccaccccccccccacccctttgCACTGCAGATCCAAATGAGCCAAGTGGTGATGACAAAGTCACCCGTGCCAGATATCTCGGCAGTACAACAGTAAAGGAAATGGTAATTGGCTTCAAAACGTCATCTGCATTGCATTCATACTGGCTTTCAGGCTTTGTGGTGTAGTTGCAGCAACCAACTGTACCAAAACACAAAAGTGGACTGCTATTTAATGTGACTACAAAGGACTTTTTAACCAGTTATGAAACAAGCTAAATTTAAAACTCAGGCACTGTACTAATCAGTTGTACCTAATGTGAAAACGCCCTATGAATCTAATCACAGGGGAAACCACAAATGATCATATAAAAGACAGCATTCACGTAACTGTGGCCACCATGAACATTAAAGGCTGGTTGATTAAACAGCCCAAAAAACAATGTGTGGGAGAATACCAGTTTCATCTTCTGGTTTTCCACTTCTTCAATTACGGGAAGGCTGGGCCACTTAATGCGTAAAATCTGGTAGTATTGCGTTGCATTCATTGTAACTTGAGAAAAAAGACGCAGAAAAGGACTGGAATGAATTTGTGTATGAAAACTCCATTTTAGTTAAAGAAGAGAGACTGAGTACGACATGATTCTGTTGCACTGACAGAGGTGGTGCTGtggaaatatacagtacataatacTGAATTTATCAAGACAAAAGAAAGCATGTGAACTGGGAAATAAAAGCCTCTGATACTGTTAATTCGATTGTCTGAAATTGTGtttctttacataaaaaaaaatgcaatttcttAAATTGTAGGTCCAGAACGAATCGTCGCCGCTTCCTTGTAGGGTGCTTCTTCATGAACCAATAATTGGTGAGTCATTTCTAACACAACATGCATAACACACCATAAAGATGGTCAATAACAACTACTGCAGGCTTTGGTTACAAGGTTAATATGCCAAAATATTACAATTTGTTACAATTTGAAATTATTATAAAAGTGAGGGTGTCTTATCCATTTACCACTGGACATTTACACAGACCAGGGATGGAAATGGTGTGGCAGTGGTGGGTAAATTTGCCCAACCTACAAGCCACGGTGGCGGGTAAATAGAAGTTTCACTCGGACACTTTTAGAGGAGACACACCGTCATTGATTAGCTCACCACGAGACCAGCTCGACAATTTCTGTTCGTTGTGTAGTCAGCACGCGTCAGATGTCAGACAGGATACCCTAAAGTTGCAGACCTCAAGCTCGCGGCTGCCCGTGATGTGGCCATGTCGCGGGGTTCGGCAGGAGGCAGCTATTCAGCCGCCTCCTGACTGAACCTGGCGTGAGGCTCAAACATGACAAGCCATGGCTGATTCTCCAATGTTTGTAGTCATCTAAAGTGCGCTGCTCCTTTACTGGTCAACCTGAGGTAGATGCTATAATGTAGTCACCGAACAAGTCTCAACCCAGCGTGAGCAAGGTCGGCGGGGCCAGGCCAGATCCAGAATTGCTCAATCGCGGCGAAAGGGTAGATGTGCTTCCAGCCCATTTcagacttttattttactttttatgtggATAaaccatgtgaaaaaaatattgatcacAACAGAGTAGTTTACatactttaaaatgtgtcttgaGTGGGACTTTAAGTTGTAATGCCACTGCCCAATGGCAAACTTTCCTGCGCATtaacagtgtttgtttttttcaatcctccgtgtcctccttggcttttagcaactgcgtggaggagggggtgggcGGCGCAcggtcatggaaggcttgtatcatgtggacgcgccgacaattttgttgtcattacttagtaTTCCTCATGGGGAAtctcactatagctttaagactTTAGCTTATGAAATAAACATGCTTGAGTATTGTAGAGCTTGTAGTATTTTTCACATGCAGTTACCCACTTGccggttaaaaacaaaaaaagtgtctgGTTAAAAAAAGTTAAGTGATTGTTAGAATTTTGGAATCCACCAGCCACAGTGGCAAAAGTTAACTTCCATCCTTGACACAGACCACTGGTTACAAACCATTAGCTCCAAAGCTTCTCATTAGCCTGGTCTATGGAACGGTCCGCGATTGGGCTTCTCTGTCCCGACAGGTCGCAGTTTATCttgttgtgtttttgcatgAAGTACTGTACAGTGTGATGATGTGCAGTACACATGGAGTCGGTTTGTGATTGTCTTCACAGAAGCTCCCTCAGAGAAAGAAATGGGAGACTTTGCCCTACAGGATGAGGCGATACATAACCAGGTAAGATACAACCCAATTTCTGTCAAATCGAAATAATATTGGGCTATTGGGGTTGGGTACCattcacttatttatttttttcttccggTACGGTACCGGTACATGGAATTTGGTTCAGGTACCttttttcagttgtaaaaataattccaaacctatttatcctgtTTACTTAGAACAAGTTGGAGAGGACAGATGAGCTTGGGGTACTGAAATTTGCCAGTGTTTGATTTAAAGTGATTCGGTCCTCGGTAGTACCGACGTAATTTGGTCGgtacctaaaaaaaataaaaaaaaatgtaaaaaaaagtacagtttggtagggctgggtaccgaacgtcgatactttcatggtaagcgcaagcttatctgtcctctctgcatattacacagagcggagctccgaccgacacacacacacacacggagaggtgcggacggagtaaactgtcttcagttttgttgaagtcacagagagtcacggttgaTTTCAattgtggttacagttttttaaaacttcacgcagacagcgtttgctgcgatatattaatggcgagccgaaagcgttcgcggtgctgttgacgttccacttcctcttagacaagcagccacaacggtggtttctctgccctgatgactgactgacaggctgagcgtgcaaggcacttttattaatgttactctgagtgagcagttttaccagaattttttaattttgataactgttttgattcacaattaaggtggaaaataaaagctttgtgtttaatgtatttttgttgatgttgaaatagattttaaaacatatggtatgaATCTGTAtcaaaactgaggtatcgaaattggcactgGATCGAAAGATtgtgaacgatacccagccctacagttcggtacccaaccctattgcATATCAACCTGAATGCTGTCTGATTTACTTTGAAGATTTCTTTTACTCAGCGGTCTCTGTTATTGGCAATATGTTGTATTCTAGAATAACTCTGAGACTGAAGACGAGGCCTCATCTCTTCATGAAGATAGCTCATCTTGTCACGAGGATGAACTTTTTGGTTTGTTGCTATCGTCTTTAATTGTTTGTCAGATTCCTCTTGGATCCATCTGCGTTCTTTAGAGTATATTTAACCTTTGGCTAACAGTTGATTGACAACATTGCTACAGGATATTTGATTCACCTGCCTCTGTGTTTGCAGCTCTGCCATCTCACACGGAGCCACAAGCCTACACAGTTCCCTGTCCAGATTTGGTAATGGAGATCAACCAACGCAATTCTAAAATGACACGCTAAAACGTCACGTCACTGACAAAGGAATGCTGTCTTTATCGCTTTTCAGAGTCACCTGGTTGAAGAGGTAACCTGTCTTGTCGGAGAGATCTGTCTGACGGACGTCTGCAGAGGTATCTGATCCGATGAACAACAAAATGTGCCAGCAATGCATTGGGATTACATTCATTTccaaataaacatttaattaatGTCAAAATAAGTCTACTCCCATTGTTTGgttgttgtaaaatgttaacACTGGTTTGCACAAAGACATGCACGTTTGGCAGTACATTTAATTCCATTATTTTTCTGCAGAAACGGACCATCTTCTGCTGGGTTGTAAGCCTCATACTGATTTTGCTTAATTTCAGACTCACGGCATGAAGGCAAAAGGGAGGCGAGCGAGCAGCTGGTGCCTACACCCCCTGATGAAAATGAGGTAACTGTTTGCTTTCAGAGAAAAATATGATGCCTTTCGGTGGTTGAATTACTTTGACTATAAGACCAGAGTTGATGTCCAAATGTGTGTTGATACTTGCCTTATAGACAGAGAGCGTCTGGAGGTAaaaggtgtgtatgtgtcatgGGTTTTATGTAGCTGTAGACTCACTGACGTTACGTAGTGTAAAATAGGCACTGCAAActacatttgttatttcagtaaTTGCTTTGCAGCTACcggtgtttcctttaggatattttttattttattttttttagcagtgggggcaggtccgaacacCGCCGGTCAGACCGATTGTtagtttgggtggtgtcattttctttagtctgtggcccTAACAGGTGAATTAGGTCTCCAATTcacatgcattttagatgaatgaCATGACAGTATATCAGGTTCTTCCTTGCTCCCGTTTGCTCAGCGCTGTTAAATTTGAATGTTTTCTACCTGGgagttattgtaaaaaaaaaaaaaaaaaaaaaaaacatttgattgtGTCTGTATGCGCATGACTATGCTGGTTATGTGGGTTATTCAGGTTTTTGGAGTATTCTGGTTATGTGTTGCGCATGTAAACACCAATCGTGGTTTAAGAAACCTGGGTATGGGTTGAGTCCCAGATTCCGTATTAAAATGCTGTTCAATAGGCTAAAACAGTATGAGATTATTTTAGTATGTCCGAAACCTTAGTATGAAAACAATAGAAAGTGAATTGCATACTTATTACCGTGATAAAATGTAGCAGTATACAAACACTGGACACTACACACTGTAAATATCGTGCAATGCGCTAGTAAAGACATTCATAACAAATGGACAGCGGCCAAGGCAGCTCTTAAACTGAGATTTTTGTCCCATGCGGCCGTTGAAATAGTTGCCAACCTTTTCCAGTAATTTCGGCTGTATCTGGCGATGCCTGTAGAGGACAGTTTGGCCCGGGCTACCATGGTTACACATCTCCCACCAGCGAGGAGCCTCTCGGGCAGTGGCGTGATTACAGCTCAGTGTGTCCAAAAAGATGCACACTACTGTTTATTCACACAGACGTAAGTTGAACACTAGTGTACATATTGAGTATGCAGTGCATAGTATATGATTTCAGACACAGCCAAGGGCCTTATCCTGGTTTTTAAGAGACCCGGATATGCTACCTAGAatcagtgttgccaactcttttccaatGGAAGTAGCTAGCACTAGTTCCAAAAGTCGCCATATGACGTCATACACTTCTTTGCACATTGGAGACGTTGATGCGTATTATTTCCATAAAGCCTTAATGGCTGTGACGGCTGACTGCCTGCGGCCCACAGCGCAAGAGGCGAGGGAGAGAGACCCTGTGCTGTTGGCAGAAGAGCTGCTTTCCCCCTAATGGTCTGAAGTTGCTTTTTAGACATACAGTCTCTAAGAGGGTCTGAAAAGTTGCCAAATCTATCGAGGGAAGTTgccaagttggcaacactgcttAGAATAGCGATAGAAACCAGGATACTGTGGCGTGTTATCCAGGCCTCTGAACATTCTTTGTCAGTACAGAACACGGTGTCTGAGCTGGTGCACACAGATGCCCACAGGAACCTCAAAAACACACTTATTGTCTAAGTTCTGAATTTCTTGATGGTTTTTCAGGATTTCAGCAAAGGTGTGCTTGAGGAAGAAATGTCCCCTTCTGCTGATGACAGTTTTGGTAAGTGATTCTCTTAATTTCTCTTTATCATATCAGTTTAGGTGGACATTTAACTCTTTGGAGGAAAAGTAACAAATTAAGCATTAAGTAGTAGTGGGGATACATTAAAAAGGGACAGTTAACCCCAACCTCAAAAATTcatatttttcctctttacCTGTATTGCTATTTATTCATCAATCTAATCTTGTCTTGCTGcgagttgcccagtgttggagatatcgGCTGTAGAGATGTTGGCCTTCTCTACGATTTTATAATGGAACCAGGTGGCACTTagcttgtggtgctcaaagcgCCAAAAAATACAACTTGATacagcaatgtctctttccagaaatcacGACCTGAGGCGCGTGACAGCGCGAGATGTAAACATTAATGGCGTCCAATTTAGGGCCCGCGGGCCAAGTTTGGCCCGTGTTCCCTTTGTTTTGGCCCCCCCATGGCATGACATGCTCATGCTTATTCTcctcttattttgaaagtgctgtAAAATCCTAACTGTAATGACTACGGAACTTTGTTTTGTGCAGCTAAAAAGTACTTCATCTGAGTTTTACAGCAATGTAAAGCACAGTGCTGGTAAACTTCCTTATTAAATAACGCATGCAAATTTTCTCTACGAAAAATTACAAAAGAGGGTATTTCTTCTCTGTTCCGCTCCCCCTCGTGTGCTGTGAGCCGTGCTAACGTCACTTGTTTTGAGTCAGCCAGTCAAGATGGAGAAATCGAGGCAGTGGCCCGCTGATAAAAGAACATTTAGTAAGTCAGCTGGAGCCCTAATGTTGAAAAACGAGGTCAGGGCTCATGTCTCCCACTACTGCAAGTGATAACTGTAAACGTTCTGTAATATTGGAGATAGATGCTGATTAAAGAGCGGTGTTATTTTCTAAAATttaatttcagatttttttatgttaattttctgtaatatataatacattttctcaTAAAATCATAAAACCTTTTTGGCCCATGGCCTTTAATCCAGATCCATTTTTGGCCCTTCATATGAAAGAATTTGGGCACCCCTGCTATAAACTGATCTCCAGCAGCTAGCCCGAGCCTCTCGTCCATGAGCATGCTTCCTTCTGTGCGCTGATACTATTGGCTGGTGTAGTTTGGTaagaaaaaacatatatatagtaGTTCTACATGACTGTTACCAACCAGGTCTGTGGTAACCCAggtcatgatttctggaaagagacccAAGCTAAGTGCTATGTCGTTCCATTATattggagagaaggcagacatctctgCAGCCTATATCGCCAACACTGGGCCACTCTTGACATTTATCGGTCTAGAGTGCTTTGCCCAATCTGTGATTTGTGTTGCATTTGATACcaaataacttttattttttccctCCCCCTTATAGAGGCCCAGCTGTCACAGATAACTCACCTCTCTCTGATAATCAATGATGACTCTGCTGATATTGTGCTAGTTGAGCAGCAGCCAGAGGATTAACCACCCTCGGATACCTTCATTTGCCTTTATCGGCAACATTCTATCAACTGCATATGCCTTAAGTTAGGTTCAagttaagttttttttgttagttttttcctTTGCTGCGTATGTTCTGTAAGTGCTCAATGGCTATTTTGATTTGTTAAGATTGACCAGGCAGTTCATCGTTGTCCTTCGGCCCAGTGGCTCATTTCATTGTTCCTGTTGGAAAAACAACCTTGTGGTTAAAAGTGGCTTTGTACAGTAATGGCTGTAATACCTCCGAGTTTGTCAGTGTCCACGTGCTTAGCCAGTGTTACTTTATCTGTTGTGATAAACTGCCACAGCATTCTTTTGGAAATTATtgaatattttgtttaaaaagctATAAATGGCAGATTTGAATGGTTGTCTGGTGAAATGCAGTTTTGTGTGGAT
This genomic window from Perca flavescens isolate YP-PL-M2 chromosome 18, PFLA_1.0, whole genome shotgun sequence contains:
- the tdrd6a gene encoding tudor domain-containing 6 isoform X1, which produces MRGDKSWEAGIHETAKMSSVQGLPTHGSDVTILITRFHLHPHCALVEFWGTFCQERTSDYECLAKDIQLPGNTFQEFEGNPGDQCLVQIDGTWYRSRIVSTNGSKYSVFLIDKGKTCSTTTSKLAWGKKKHFHLPPEVEFCVLANVLPVSPENRWSPMALEFLKSLSGKSVKAHVQDVLVAHRTILLHIPCISKQMYEMGIAKKLSPDVFHDFVLRSLHSNSGAEVALETWISAGAGERLHKKEVFMYPELPTGTVETVIVTEVTNPQRIFCQLKVFSLELKKLSGLITQCCEGRINNCIVSPEMIGSPCAARGSDGRWYRSVLQQVFPTNNVVEVLHVDYGTKALVQVESVRPLAAEFFRMPVVTYVCSLHGILDKGVGWTTSQIDHLRALLLQKTVIAKFEYQSIFEGVHYVTLYGDENTNINRLFGSKESCLLESKKTHGDYAICNTAYSQQRSAQLESEKTLGDYAIHRTAYSHQHPAQQEGNQRKVLTPGKDAEEKEGKGIVGKLPAEDLALSSSHVAVVPHVSDPSQFWIQTQNYANELDQLMESMYHLYKDSVTTNLVRNPTVGLYCAAKAADGEFYRATVVEVGETKVKMFFVDYGNTEVVDRNDVKTLFDEFKKLPCLALKCTLAGVRPKDGRWSQSACEFFIKAVTDKELTVHVMAKDNKGYVVQLTDPQAQGEKDLSTLMCSSSLAESAETQIQPIAQMTTQPAIPPQLPDARLLGVHGNKIMPLQALNTVGPASTEQIPIYKQHMFPIGSVLDVCVSYVKSPNDFWCQLVQNAGRLKLLMQDLQAHYAGTEFHPLLENTCVARHPANGMWYRALVIQKHKTPDADVLFVDYGQTETVAISDLRRISPQFLALHAQSLRCSLLNPVDPTSAINEWNEEAMAKFQSFVETAASNLVSLKCTIYAIMYSEQKIVFNIVDLETPFESICTTMANLFKSAPPKKAAGPSFRLDTYYFSTHNVKVGTEEPVTVTCVNSVSQFYCQLERNADVIKDLNSKVRNLCHQLENVKLPTVFGTLCFAKYTDGKWYRGQIKATKPAILVHFVDYGDTLEVQKSDLLPVPREANDIMSVPVQAVVCSLSDVPAHVPREANSWFETSSTECTFRALIVAREPDGKLLVELYQGNTQVNSKIKKLFGIEMHTEDKVVHHGWRALEAPANRTQQTPKVVPQQTKEMEDHTHTIKRNVSAPKAARQMRNSDMNLKSAPKPLRNAPLELYRPPHQRQSCRATPINTGNGSEPTGAFITPGKESLFTETKPLKSKSPGTESQNESNAEKFPKLADLPSKSITSDMEAEVYVSHCNSPLSFYVQLVREEDEIFSLVETLNDPESTPQTNDIKDLRPGDLVQAEFADDSSWYRAVVKEIHNKTMVLVEFVDFGNTAEMPISKIGRLQKTFLQLPMYSTHCMLSEAAGLGKEEFLDSEVVSAFKEDLGNGGEKVLKCQFIRQSGSVWEVSLEDCGETVKCKAPTKCSTNGFETAPEKFEQVEEKPGQNSDTRNVPENSEKLLHNPCSVCYHQQEFLEGQKLDVYITAINDDQTFWCQPADSEELDKITSSVSEVGDAVDHKPIDPGSLSPGRPCVALFSDDNFWYRAEVIDKDGDELSVLFVDYGNKSQVSVTNVREMPPSLMESPQQAFLCELEGFDASHGSWDSGAVEELSALTADKALQLTVTRVTRAEGNIKCLVLMECEGQVLNEALKTWWKNSTENEPGADGPTTLYETPRQRDSTVEETAPPEDHLECPEGQDMDTTDACIHPQRDHSEERSTAEFADTHTGVLPCDSGIDEAMFPPLTKKGDQSVLISGCDKSAVETERGTEEEGFSLMDIIGPDDLSSPFDESLLGEVNTYSMESSFDVLHFSDPTEERDDSEVTIARDKYFTSTTAKMVSREALRRRESIDLPETHDNISDDLNQNQTELVLPSCVLTALDAPTEQEIDSGDDVPKEELPCVTTHAEGDGVEEVPCSVEVVVPCSVEEEVPCAVQEAVTCSIEIVVPCSVEEEVLCSLEEEVPCAVEDVILCAVEVDISCDVEEAVTCSVEAVTSSVEGEVLCTVEGKVLCTVEEAVTCDVEEVVTCAVEEAVTCDVEEAVTCAVEEAVTCAVEEAVTCDVEEAVTCDVEEAVTCAVEEAVTWAVEEEVPCSVEEQVPCSVEEACLTDICTDPNEPSGDDKVTRARYLGSTTVKEMVQNESSPLPCRVLLHEPIIEAPSEKEMGDFALQDEAIHNQNNSETEDEASSLHEDSSSCHEDELFALPSHTEPQAYTVPCPDLSHLVEEVTCLVGEICLTDVCRDSRHEGKREASEQLVPTPPDENEDFSKGVLEEEMSPSADDSFEAQLSQITHLSLIINDDSADIVLVEQQPED